Proteins from a genomic interval of Salinarchaeum sp. Harcht-Bsk1:
- a CDS encoding ATP-binding protein, translating to MTFARGYLQGEPTVLVAADGAAARSIQAVLEASLSGYRIANADSIAAATDGLDEAVSCVVTPGTLPDGSGVDLAARIADRERSPPVVLVPREIDETVALATTDGVAAIVPAEHEDRLAAAVDDVASSYLERFGKELQLEAVETMFGAIEDVFQIKDADGRYLRLLSNREWPSESDALGRTDRVLHDDQFGVNETYYAEDQQVLDSGDPILGEVTAYGDGPLFWLETTKVPLRDDDGTVRGLVGHVRDVSDRMQDRSELERKNQRLDRFAGYVTHDLQNPLSIATGYLELAKEGDEEALAAVEDAIERMQQLIDDIEILARGEQRMLQTGDDGTLVAAQQHVVEIVRNVWSVLAPETATLEIDLPEGTVLYAGEQEFRSMLENLLKNALQHGGEDVTVRIGRVYGGMYVEDDGPGVPVDERDEIFEQGYSTAKGGTGTGLAIVDEVATAHEWDLEVETGTDGGARFVIGNCLLITDRDHIAAPSESIELTERADVGEPGTPGRSHFDPDDETWTIESAGEDIWGWENDFHFVHATCSGDVRIEARLRDALDRNEFSKTGIMVRDDLAEDSALGYVGLTRDTLEVLWCSEAGERTRSQQIGDTEGRYDWLRLDREGDLLTAFVSADGAEWFPIDQRRVALGETVHAGLAVCSAVHRDSCTATFSDVTVHRLTSE from the coding sequence TGACATTCGCGCGAGGCTACCTCCAGGGGGAGCCGACAGTTCTCGTGGCCGCGGACGGAGCGGCCGCGCGGTCGATCCAAGCCGTCCTCGAGGCGTCGTTGTCCGGGTACCGAATCGCGAACGCCGACTCGATCGCAGCAGCGACGGACGGGCTCGACGAGGCGGTCAGCTGCGTCGTGACGCCGGGGACCCTTCCCGACGGTTCCGGCGTCGACCTCGCAGCCCGGATTGCCGATCGCGAGCGCTCGCCGCCCGTCGTGCTCGTCCCCCGAGAAATCGACGAGACCGTGGCACTCGCCACGACGGACGGGGTCGCGGCGATCGTTCCTGCAGAACACGAGGACCGCCTCGCGGCCGCGGTCGACGACGTGGCGTCGTCGTATCTGGAGCGCTTCGGGAAGGAACTCCAGCTCGAGGCCGTCGAAACGATGTTCGGGGCGATCGAAGACGTCTTCCAGATCAAGGACGCCGACGGCCGCTACCTCCGGCTACTGAGCAACCGTGAGTGGCCGTCGGAATCCGACGCACTGGGCCGGACCGACCGGGTCCTGCACGACGACCAGTTCGGCGTGAACGAAACGTACTACGCCGAGGACCAGCAGGTACTCGACAGCGGCGACCCGATCCTGGGCGAGGTGACTGCCTACGGTGACGGGCCGCTGTTCTGGCTCGAAACGACGAAGGTTCCGCTCCGGGACGACGACGGCACCGTTCGCGGTCTCGTGGGCCACGTTCGGGACGTCTCCGATCGGATGCAGGACCGCTCGGAACTCGAGCGCAAGAATCAGCGACTCGATCGCTTCGCCGGGTACGTGACCCACGACCTCCAGAATCCCCTCTCGATCGCGACGGGCTACCTCGAACTCGCCAAAGAGGGCGACGAGGAAGCGCTGGCCGCCGTGGAGGACGCCATCGAACGGATGCAACAGCTGATCGACGACATCGAGATCCTCGCACGCGGCGAACAACGGATGCTCCAGACGGGTGACGACGGGACGCTCGTGGCCGCCCAGCAGCACGTCGTGGAGATCGTCCGGAACGTCTGGTCGGTACTCGCCCCCGAAACGGCCACGCTCGAGATCGATCTCCCGGAGGGAACCGTCCTGTACGCTGGCGAGCAGGAGTTCCGTTCGATGCTCGAGAACCTCCTCAAGAACGCGCTCCAGCACGGTGGCGAGGACGTCACCGTCCGGATCGGACGGGTCTACGGCGGAATGTACGTCGAGGACGACGGTCCCGGCGTTCCCGTCGACGAGCGCGACGAGATCTTCGAACAGGGGTACTCGACGGCGAAAGGGGGTACCGGGACCGGCCTGGCGATCGTCGACGAGGTCGCTACTGCTCACGAGTGGGACCTGGAGGTCGAGACGGGCACCGACGGCGGCGCGCGGTTCGTGATCGGCAACTGTCTCCTGATCACCGATCGCGATCACATCGCTGCACCTAGCGAGTCGATCGAACTTACCGAGCGAGCAGACGTCGGCGAACCGGGCACGCCTGGCCGATCTCACTTCGATCCGGACGACGAGACCTGGACGATAGAGAGTGCCGGCGAGGACATCTGGGGGTGGGAGAACGACTTCCACTTCGTACACGCCACGTGCTCGGGCGACGTCCGGATCGAGGCCCGTCTTCGGGACGCGCTCGACCGCAACGAGTTCTCGAAGACCGGTATCATGGTCAGGGACGATCTGGCCGAAGACAGCGCACTCGGCTACGTCGGCCTGACGAGGGACACCCTCGAGGTGCTGTGGTGTTCCGAGGCCGGGGAACGCACCCGGAGTCAGCAGATCGGGGACACCGAAGGCCGCTACGACTGGCTCCGCCTCGATCGGGAGGGCGACCTCCTCACCGCGTTCGTCTCGGCGGACGGTGCGGAGTGGTTCCCGATCGATCAACGCCGGGTCGCCCTCGGGGAGACGGTCCACGCGGGGTTGGCCGTCTGTAGTGCCGTCCACCGCGACTCCTGCACTGCGACGTTCTCGGACGTGACCGTCCACAGGCTCACGTCGGAATGA
- a CDS encoding VOC family protein yields MHRVVHFDIMADDPHRAIEFYTDVFGWSIEKWNGDEMEYWLVRTGDGDGPGIDGGLARRGDDAPVDGQANAFVCAIEVDDVEAVVDDVEAAGGVVTTEVMDLERAGRIAYCLDTEGNQFSLWEEVP; encoded by the coding sequence ATGCACCGCGTGGTTCACTTCGATATCATGGCGGACGATCCCCACCGGGCGATCGAGTTCTACACCGATGTATTCGGCTGGTCGATCGAGAAGTGGAACGGCGACGAGATGGAGTACTGGCTGGTGCGGACCGGCGACGGAGACGGTCCTGGCATCGACGGCGGGCTCGCCCGACGTGGCGACGACGCTCCCGTGGACGGGCAAGCGAACGCCTTCGTGTGTGCGATCGAGGTCGACGACGTCGAGGCCGTCGTCGACGACGTCGAGGCAGCCGGCGGTGTCGTGACGACGGAGGTCATGGACCTCGAGCGCGCCGGACGAATCGCGTACTGCCTGGACACGGAGGGGAACCAGTTCAGCCTCTGGGAGGAGGTTCCCTGA
- a CDS encoding nicotinate phosphoribosyltransferase, translating to MPRLDSLDPATIRAGEATDAYFLRTEEALAAAGRDPTVVAEVTADQFPTGEFEVLAGLSDVAALFEGVPVDVDALPPGQCFDGGPVLQIEGRYRAFARFETALLGVLSQASAYATRALRARRAAPDSQVLSFGSRHIHPSIAPVLERAALVGGLDGISNVAAGERLGEEAGGTMPHALLMIFGEGNQAAGWKAFDEGVGPDVPRVALVDTFYDETVEAREAAEALGDALDAVRIDTTGSRRGDFRHIVREVRFELDAEGHEDVGIFVSGGIDREAMVRLRDHVEGFGVGSYLTSAAPIDFALDVVEVDGDPVSKRGKLPGRKAVHRTPDGGHHVALADAPAPEGGNSLLEPLVRDGEVVGDVDLESATDRARADAERVGFGVEAGSGAT from the coding sequence ATGCCACGGCTGGATAGCCTCGATCCCGCGACGATCCGGGCGGGAGAGGCGACCGATGCGTACTTTCTGCGGACCGAAGAAGCGCTCGCAGCGGCGGGTCGTGATCCGACTGTGGTGGCAGAGGTGACGGCCGATCAGTTCCCGACCGGAGAGTTCGAGGTGCTCGCTGGACTGTCAGACGTCGCGGCGTTGTTCGAGGGCGTCCCGGTCGACGTCGACGCGCTGCCGCCGGGACAGTGCTTCGACGGCGGGCCAGTCCTGCAGATCGAGGGGCGCTATCGGGCGTTCGCACGGTTCGAAACGGCCCTGCTCGGCGTGCTCTCGCAGGCGTCGGCGTATGCGACGAGAGCGCTTCGTGCCCGGCGGGCCGCGCCGGACTCCCAGGTCCTCTCCTTCGGCAGCCGACACATCCATCCTTCGATCGCGCCAGTTCTGGAACGCGCCGCCCTCGTCGGCGGACTCGACGGCATCTCGAACGTCGCCGCTGGCGAGCGACTCGGCGAGGAAGCCGGCGGCACGATGCCCCACGCCCTCCTGATGATCTTCGGCGAGGGGAACCAGGCGGCGGGCTGGAAAGCGTTCGACGAGGGCGTCGGGCCCGACGTTCCGCGGGTCGCGCTCGTCGACACATTCTACGACGAGACCGTGGAGGCCCGCGAGGCGGCCGAGGCACTCGGCGACGCCCTCGACGCCGTCCGCATCGATACGACCGGTTCACGTCGCGGCGACTTCCGACACATCGTCCGGGAAGTTCGCTTCGAACTCGACGCCGAAGGCCACGAGGACGTTGGCATCTTCGTCAGCGGTGGCATCGACCGCGAGGCGATGGTGCGACTCCGGGACCACGTCGAGGGGTTCGGCGTCGGAAGCTATCTCACGAGCGCCGCCCCCATCGACTTCGCGCTCGACGTGGTCGAGGTCGACGGCGATCCGGTGTCCAAGCGAGGGAAGCTCCCCGGCCGAAAGGCCGTCCATCGGACCCCCGACGGCGGCCACCACGTCGCGCTCGCGGACGCTCCTGCACCCGAGGGCGGGAACTCGCTGCTGGAACCGCTCGTCCGCGACGGCGAGGTCGTCGGCGACGTCGACCTCGAATCGGCCACCGATCGAGCGCGAGCGGACGCCGAGCGGGTCGGATTCGGCGTCGAGGCCGGTTCGGGAGCGACCTGA
- a CDS encoding Hvo_1808 family surface protein has protein sequence MRTGPTVAVALVGVLVVALVAGSGGATALESGTATADAGNNMAPSIESCAADSPEDFGAPAGGDAIGYVDGYWYDEPIVLPAADDGTVETNDTDPSGADTDDGGNETTVDTNGTDTDGNDTDEGGNETDAGTNETNGGGENATSNDSTDAKPTNSTNQFDATDGLNDRELEAVVARTAARVETVRCLSFASVPTVRLENRSTVRATQHDAIADRPVSAERFDDARLSTALLLGDATSANEARARTTASATLGYYDPATDSIVVVVDNGTASNVDEATLAHELVHALQTRHFELDRFDASRTDAALAESALIEGDASLVAHQYRIHCADGDWASDCFEGQSTAGTNSEYLGLQLLLYQPYNEGGAYAEALYAEGGWAAVNDRYDDPPTSTKELLYPTTSTAFEPATVSFQPVTDPAWQRVDPGGQSDFDVLGPGTIGAAMIAPTFDAETDNIYSAQHVTNNVDQSTLDPLEPYDYAVDATAGWEGGQLEVYSNEANQTAARWRTEWESATAAATFRERYVQLLDTRGAASSRNFVGTYHFPPEHGYDGRYAIRQNGSTVTIVQGPNLTAVRALDPLAAREPSEGSSSSMTSLGTSKRVAEDALSGPGGLGAAIGILVAIGLIGVVAARRR, from the coding sequence ATGCGAACGGGCCCCACAGTCGCAGTCGCGCTCGTGGGCGTCCTGGTGGTGGCGCTCGTCGCCGGGAGCGGCGGCGCAACCGCGCTCGAATCCGGCACCGCAACCGCCGACGCTGGCAACAACATGGCCCCCTCCATCGAGTCCTGTGCGGCCGACTCGCCGGAGGACTTCGGGGCCCCAGCCGGCGGCGACGCAATCGGCTACGTCGACGGCTACTGGTACGACGAGCCGATCGTGCTCCCCGCTGCGGACGACGGCACCGTCGAAACGAACGACACCGATCCCAGTGGCGCCGACACCGACGACGGTGGCAACGAGACAACTGTCGATACCAACGGGACCGATACTGACGGCAACGACACCGACGAGGGGGGGAACGAAACGGACGCCGGTACGAACGAAACAAATGGCGGCGGCGAGAACGCGACGTCGAACGATTCGACTGACGCGAAACCGACGAACTCGACGAACCAGTTCGACGCCACCGACGGGCTGAACGATCGGGAACTGGAGGCCGTCGTCGCCAGGACGGCCGCACGGGTCGAGACCGTTCGGTGCCTGTCGTTCGCGTCCGTGCCGACGGTTCGCCTCGAGAACCGGAGCACGGTCCGGGCAACCCAGCACGACGCCATCGCCGACAGGCCCGTCAGCGCCGAGCGGTTCGACGACGCACGGCTCTCGACCGCACTGTTGCTCGGCGACGCGACGAGCGCGAACGAGGCCCGAGCCAGGACGACGGCGTCGGCGACGCTCGGGTACTACGATCCAGCGACGGATTCGATCGTCGTGGTCGTAGACAATGGGACCGCGTCGAACGTCGACGAGGCGACGCTGGCGCACGAACTCGTCCACGCCCTCCAGACCCGGCACTTCGAACTGGATCGCTTCGACGCAAGCCGAACCGACGCCGCGCTCGCCGAGAGTGCGTTGATCGAAGGTGACGCGTCGCTCGTGGCTCACCAGTACCGGATCCACTGCGCCGATGGCGACTGGGCGAGCGACTGTTTCGAGGGGCAGTCTACGGCAGGCACCAACAGCGAGTACCTGGGACTGCAGCTACTCCTCTACCAGCCGTACAACGAGGGTGGCGCCTACGCCGAGGCGCTCTACGCCGAGGGGGGCTGGGCGGCCGTGAACGACCGCTACGACGATCCACCCACGTCGACGAAGGAACTGCTCTACCCGACGACGTCGACTGCCTTCGAACCCGCGACCGTCAGCTTCCAACCGGTGACGGATCCAGCCTGGCAACGCGTCGATCCGGGCGGCCAATCCGACTTCGACGTGCTCGGCCCCGGGACGATCGGTGCGGCGATGATCGCGCCGACGTTCGACGCCGAGACGGACAACATCTACAGCGCCCAGCACGTCACGAACAACGTCGACCAGTCGACGCTCGATCCGCTCGAACCATACGACTACGCCGTCGACGCGACGGCCGGCTGGGAGGGCGGCCAGCTGGAGGTCTACAGCAACGAGGCGAACCAGACCGCGGCGCGCTGGCGAACCGAGTGGGAGAGTGCGACTGCAGCCGCGACGTTCCGCGAGCGATACGTCCAGCTCCTCGACACCCGGGGCGCCGCGAGCTCCAGAAACTTCGTCGGCACCTACCACTTCCCGCCGGAGCACGGCTACGACGGCCGATACGCGATCAGGCAGAACGGATCGACGGTCACGATCGTGCAGGGGCCGAACCTCACTGCGGTTCGCGCACTCGACCCCCTTGCAGCCCGCGAACCGAGTGAGGGATCCTCCTCGTCGATGACTAGCCTCGGCACGTCCAAACGCGTGGCCGAGGACGCGCTATCAGGGCCCGGTGGACTGGGGGCGGCCATCGGCATCCTCGTCGCGATCGGACTGATCGGGGTCGTCGCGGCGCGTCGTCGTTGA
- a CDS encoding cysteine hydrolase family protein, with amino-acid sequence MDLSTSDGALVVVDMQNGFCHPDGSLYAPGSEAAIEPVADLVDRAHDAGVQVVFTRDVHPPQQFEDAHYYDEFEQWGEHVLDGSWEAEIVEEIDVRDVDHVVEKHTYDAFHETELDGWLSARGIDDLAFCGTLANVCVLHTAGSAGLRDYRPVLIEDAIGAIEDDHREYALEHADWLFGEIGTSDSLSMGE; translated from the coding sequence ATGGATCTCTCCACGTCAGACGGCGCACTGGTCGTCGTGGACATGCAGAACGGCTTCTGTCACCCCGACGGGAGCCTCTACGCGCCCGGCAGCGAGGCCGCGATCGAGCCGGTCGCCGACCTCGTCGACCGCGCCCACGACGCTGGCGTTCAGGTCGTCTTCACCCGGGACGTCCACCCGCCCCAGCAGTTCGAGGACGCCCACTACTACGACGAGTTCGAGCAGTGGGGCGAGCACGTCCTCGATGGTAGCTGGGAGGCCGAAATCGTGGAGGAAATCGACGTCCGCGATGTGGACCACGTCGTCGAGAAACACACCTACGACGCCTTCCACGAGACGGAACTCGACGGGTGGCTCTCGGCCCGCGGCATCGACGACCTCGCATTCTGTGGCACGCTCGCGAACGTCTGCGTGCTGCACACCGCCGGTTCGGCCGGCCTCCGGGACTATCGCCCGGTGCTGATCGAGGACGCGATCGGCGCCATCGAGGACGACCACCGCGAGTACGCGCTCGAACACGCCGACTGGTTGTTCGGAGAGATCGGGACGAGCGATTCGCTCAGCATGGGGGAGTGA
- a CDS encoding FAD-dependent monooxygenase — translation MYDFVVVGLGPAGSRFARRAAEEGYDVIGFEQGQVGEPLACSGHVSTDVWEITGDGAREELLQNEVYGARFHVDGPAADGGAEPNGGKGAANAAGDERTPDDSARTEGHDLDGAYPFYKDEPVSNVIDRVGLDRHLADLAREAGADCREEHTVTAVEEHADHVTATVRGPDGTETFDAKMVAGCDGPRSRVRDALDLPEPDEFLHGVLGFTDDPDHADFVDVHLTPPRFFAWRIPRGDAGVEFGLATPPDQHAGEAFESFCEAYGVEVSRRCSGAIPIGPPSEVTGDRGFLIGDAAGQTKPFTGGGIRYGTTCADHAIATIDPDDPGTLADYETAWRDDLAREIRLGHAIRRAYSLPTTVQRAGLRAFSGEIGVHMDRPTSLFSAKQLRALLP, via the coding sequence GTGTACGACTTCGTCGTCGTCGGGCTCGGCCCGGCCGGCTCGCGCTTCGCCCGCCGCGCCGCCGAGGAAGGCTACGACGTCATCGGATTCGAGCAGGGACAGGTCGGCGAGCCGCTGGCCTGTTCTGGTCACGTCAGCACCGACGTCTGGGAGATCACGGGCGACGGCGCCCGCGAGGAACTGCTCCAGAACGAGGTCTACGGTGCGCGATTCCACGTCGACGGCCCGGCAGCGGATGGGGGCGCCGAACCGAACGGCGGCAAGGGAGCCGCGAACGCGGCGGGTGACGAACGGACGCCCGACGACAGCGCGCGAACGGAGGGCCACGACCTCGACGGCGCGTACCCCTTCTACAAGGACGAGCCAGTCTCGAACGTCATCGACCGCGTCGGACTGGATCGCCACCTCGCCGATCTGGCGCGGGAGGCGGGTGCCGACTGCCGCGAAGAACACACCGTCACGGCGGTCGAGGAGCACGCCGATCACGTGACGGCGACCGTCCGCGGCCCTGACGGCACCGAAACGTTCGACGCAAAGATGGTCGCAGGCTGTGACGGCCCCCGCTCCAGGGTTCGGGACGCCCTCGATCTCCCCGAGCCCGACGAGTTCCTCCACGGCGTCCTCGGCTTCACGGACGATCCGGACCACGCCGATTTCGTGGACGTCCACCTCACGCCGCCGCGCTTTTTCGCCTGGCGGATCCCCCGCGGCGATGCGGGCGTCGAGTTCGGGCTCGCGACGCCGCCGGACCAGCACGCCGGCGAGGCGTTCGAGTCGTTCTGCGAGGCCTACGGCGTCGAGGTGTCGCGGCGCTGCTCGGGTGCGATTCCGATCGGCCCGCCGTCGGAGGTCACCGGCGATCGGGGCTTCCTGATCGGCGACGCGGCGGGCCAGACGAAGCCGTTCACTGGCGGTGGTATCCGCTACGGCACGACCTGTGCCGACCACGCCATCGCGACGATCGATCCCGACGACCCCGGCACGCTGGCGGACTACGAAACTGCGTGGCGTGACGACCTGGCCCGGGAGATCAGACTCGGGCACGCCATCCGACGGGCGTACTCGCTCCCGACGACCGTCCAGCGCGCTGGACTCCGAGCGTTCTCCGGGGAGATCGGCGTCCACATGGATCGGCCGACGTCGCTGTTTTCGGCGAAGCAGCTCCGTGCTCTCCTCCCCTGA
- a CDS encoding nucleotide exchange factor GrpE — translation MSDDEGPDSGTEADAPAGADPDDAEDAATEQSDGSEAAADAESTEAAGADASPDATANGDAGSNAAEAAAVESEAPAIGEDLTQRIAQYDESLASEVSLVVEKAIELKNRVDEQAEEIEEQAERIDDLESALARSKADFQNYKKRQDREKDRIRERATEDLVERLLDVRDNLTRALEDDHDDVDSLKEGVEMTLREFDHVLDDENVSEISPDLGDDVDPQRHEVMMRVDSDQPEDSIADVYSSGYEMADKVLKTAQVTVSDGPADDATDDDEETEAGAEGEDGADDGDADAAGDGDAAGEGGATDDGAAADDADAPDDDADAVDEAKDAVDEADDDVNEGGAADEADSSDEADDGATAAEPAPAAEPVEPASEDAIAAEPVSEEADAPADDGDGDRDGDDTDGSGDGASSENSADGDADESADSKASDADASESKE, via the coding sequence ATGAGCGACGACGAGGGTCCCGACAGCGGGACCGAGGCCGACGCCCCGGCCGGGGCGGACCCGGACGACGCCGAGGACGCGGCGACGGAGCAGTCGGATGGATCCGAAGCCGCCGCGGACGCCGAATCCACCGAGGCGGCTGGAGCCGACGCGTCGCCGGACGCCACTGCGAACGGCGACGCCGGATCGAATGCCGCCGAGGCGGCCGCTGTCGAATCTGAGGCACCGGCGATCGGCGAGGACCTCACGCAGCGGATCGCCCAGTACGACGAGTCGCTGGCGAGCGAGGTCAGTCTCGTCGTCGAGAAAGCCATCGAACTCAAGAATCGGGTGGACGAGCAGGCCGAGGAAATCGAGGAGCAGGCCGAACGCATCGACGACCTCGAGAGCGCGCTCGCCCGCTCGAAGGCGGACTTCCAGAACTACAAGAAGCGCCAGGACCGCGAGAAAGATCGCATTCGCGAGCGCGCCACCGAGGACCTCGTCGAGCGCCTGCTCGACGTTCGCGACAACCTCACGCGAGCCCTCGAGGACGACCACGACGACGTCGACTCGCTGAAGGAGGGCGTCGAGATGACCCTCCGGGAGTTCGACCACGTCCTCGACGACGAGAACGTCTCCGAGATCAGCCCCGACCTCGGCGACGACGTCGACCCCCAGCGCCACGAGGTGATGATGCGCGTCGACAGCGACCAGCCCGAGGACTCCATCGCCGACGTGTACTCCTCCGGCTACGAGATGGCGGACAAGGTGCTCAAGACCGCACAGGTCACCGTCAGCGATGGCCCTGCCGACGACGCGACCGACGATGACGAGGAGACTGAGGCTGGGGCCGAAGGCGAGGACGGTGCCGACGACGGTGACGCAGACGCTGCCGGTGACGGTGACGCTGCCGGCGAGGGTGGCGCTACAGACGACGGGGCCGCTGCCGACGACGCGGATGCGCCCGATGACGACGCAGACGCCGTCGACGAAGCCAAGGACGCTGTCGACGAGGCCGATGACGACGTCAACGAGGGCGGTGCAGCCGACGAAGCCGATTCGAGCGACGAAGCGGACGATGGTGCCACGGCCGCGGAACCGGCACCGGCTGCAGAACCGGTCGAACCCGCCAGCGAGGACGCCATCGCAGCCGAGCCAGTCTCCGAGGAAGCGGACGCTCCGGCCGACGATGGGGACGGCGACCGAGACGGGGACGACACCGACGGGAGTGGCGATGGAGCCAGCAGCGAGAATTCCGCGGACGGTGACGCCGACGAATCCGCGGATTCCAAAGCTAGCGACGCCGATGCGTCCGAATCCAAGGAATAA
- the dnaK gene encoding molecular chaperone DnaK yields the protein MTSDKILGIDLGTTNSAFAVMEGGDPEIIVNSEGERTTPSVVAFSDDGEKLVGKPAKNQAVQNPERTIQSIKRHMGEEDYTVEVDGEEYTPEQISAMTLQKLKRDAEEYLGDEIEKAVITVPAYFSDSQRQATKDAGEIAGFEVERIINEPTAASMAYGVDEDSDQTVLVYDLGGGTFDVSILELGGGVYEVVATNGDNDLGGDDWDHAIIDWLTEEFENEHGIDLTEDRQALQRLKDAAEEAKIELSSRKETEINLPFITATDDGPIHLEKSITRAKFESLTSDLIERTVEPTEQALDDAGFDKGDVDEVLLVGGSTRMPQVQEKVEELVGQEPQKNVNPDEAVALGAALQGGVLGDEVDDIVLLDVTPLSLGVEVKGGLFERLIEKNTTIPTEESKIFTTAADNQTSVQIRVFQGEREIAEENELLGEFQLTGIPPAPAGTPQIEVTFAIDENGIVNVSAEDKGSGNTEEITIEGGTGLSDTEIDQMKQEAEAHAEEDQKRRERIEARNDAEASIQRAETLLEENEEDIDEGLHGDIEAAVEDLEAVVEDEDATVDEIREATEDLSDVLQEIGKQMYEGAAQAGGAGAAGAGPAGGPAGAGPAGGPAPGPEAGADEGEEYVDADVEDVTDESEDAGADDAEEVDPDEAD from the coding sequence ATGACCAGTGACAAGATTCTGGGGATCGACCTCGGAACGACCAACAGCGCGTTCGCCGTCATGGAGGGCGGCGATCCCGAGATCATCGTCAACAGCGAGGGCGAGCGAACCACGCCCTCGGTGGTAGCCTTCTCCGACGACGGCGAGAAACTCGTCGGGAAGCCCGCGAAGAACCAGGCAGTCCAGAACCCCGAGCGCACGATCCAGTCGATCAAGCGCCACATGGGCGAGGAGGACTACACCGTCGAGGTCGACGGCGAGGAGTACACGCCGGAGCAGATCTCGGCGATGACACTCCAGAAGCTCAAGCGGGACGCCGAGGAGTATCTCGGCGACGAGATCGAGAAGGCCGTCATCACGGTCCCGGCGTACTTCTCGGACAGTCAGCGCCAGGCGACCAAGGACGCCGGCGAGATCGCCGGCTTCGAGGTCGAGCGGATCATCAACGAGCCGACGGCCGCGTCGATGGCCTACGGCGTCGACGAGGATTCCGACCAGACGGTCCTCGTGTACGACCTCGGTGGCGGGACGTTCGACGTCTCCATCCTCGAACTCGGCGGCGGCGTCTACGAGGTCGTCGCCACGAACGGTGACAACGACCTCGGTGGCGACGACTGGGACCACGCCATCATCGACTGGCTGACCGAGGAGTTCGAGAACGAGCACGGCATCGACCTGACCGAGGACCGGCAGGCGCTCCAGCGGCTCAAGGACGCTGCCGAAGAGGCCAAGATCGAACTCTCCAGCCGGAAGGAGACCGAGATCAACCTCCCGTTCATCACTGCGACCGACGACGGCCCGATCCACCTCGAGAAGTCCATCACGCGAGCGAAGTTCGAGTCGCTCACGTCCGACCTCATCGAGCGCACCGTCGAACCCACCGAGCAGGCCCTCGACGACGCCGGCTTCGACAAGGGCGACGTCGACGAGGTGCTGCTCGTCGGCGGATCCACGCGGATGCCCCAGGTGCAGGAGAAGGTCGAGGAACTCGTCGGCCAGGAGCCCCAGAAGAACGTCAACCCCGACGAGGCCGTCGCACTGGGCGCGGCGCTCCAGGGCGGCGTGCTCGGCGACGAGGTCGACGACATCGTCCTGCTCGACGTCACGCCCCTGTCGCTGGGCGTCGAGGTCAAGGGCGGTCTCTTCGAGCGCCTCATCGAGAAGAACACGACCATCCCGACCGAGGAGTCGAAGATCTTCACCACGGCCGCGGACAACCAGACCTCCGTCCAGATCCGCGTGTTCCAGGGCGAGCGTGAGATCGCCGAGGAGAACGAACTGCTCGGCGAGTTCCAGCTAACCGGCATCCCGCCGGCGCCCGCCGGCACGCCCCAGATCGAAGTCACCTTCGCCATCGACGAGAACGGCATCGTCAACGTCTCCGCGGAGGACAAGGGCTCGGGCAACACCGAGGAGATCACGATCGAGGGCGGCACCGGTCTCTCCGACACCGAGATCGACCAGATGAAGCAAGAGGCCGAGGCCCACGCCGAGGAGGACCAGAAGCGCCGCGAGCGCATCGAGGCCCGCAACGACGCCGAAGCGTCGATCCAGCGCGCCGAGACCCTCCTCGAGGAGAACGAGGAGGACATCGACGAGGGGCTCCACGGCGACATCGAGGCCGCTGTCGAGGACCTCGAGGCCGTCGTCGAGGACGAGGACGCCACCGTCGACGAGATCCGCGAGGCCACCGAGGACCTCTCGGACGTCCTCCAGGAGATCGGCAAGCAGATGTACGAGGGAGCGGCCCAGGCCGGCGGCGCCGGGGCTGCTGGTGCTGGCCCCGCTGGCGGCCCGGCCGGTGCCGGTCCCGCCGGCGGTCCCGCGCCCGGCCCCGAGGCCGGCGCAGACGAGGGGGAGGAGTACGTCGACGCCGACGTCGAGGACGTCACGGACGAGTCCGAGGACGCCGGAGCCGACGACGCAGAGGAAGTCGACCCCGACGAGGCCGACTGA